A single Streptococcus thermophilus DNA region contains:
- a CDS encoding DUF2969 domain-containing protein — MSKKDKKIEIQIKDAKVIVNKATIEGFELLVGKKVIGQIVEIDGKFAVVDKENVAGFHKKMDDAIAAIIEAYNLNH, encoded by the coding sequence ATGAGTAAAAAAGACAAAAAAATTGAAATCCAAATCAAAGATGCCAAAGTCATTGTAAACAAAGCAACCATTGAAGGTTTTGAGCTTCTTGTTGGAAAGAAAGTCATCGGACAAATTGTAGAAATCGATGGAAAGTTTGCCGTTGTTGATAAAGAAAATGTAGCAGGTTTCCACAAGAAAATGGATGATGCAATAGCTGCCATTATCGAAGCCTACAATCTTAATCATTAA
- the rpsA gene encoding 30S ribosomal protein S1: MNEFEELLNSVSEVSTGDVVTAEVISVDNDQANVVIEGTGIEGVLTRRELTNERDANVADLVKDGETLEVLVLRQVVGKDTDTVTYLVSKKRLEARKAWDKLVGREEEVVTVKVTRAVKGGLSVEFEGLRGFIPASMIDTRFVRNTEKFVGQEFDAKIKEVDPAENRFILSRREVVEAEAIEARKEVFSKLEVGSVVTGKVARLTSFGAFIDLGGVDGLVHVTELSHERNVSPKSVVSVGDEVEVKVLAIDEEAGRVSLSLKATTPGPWDGVEQKLAAGDVIEGKVKRLTDFGGFVEVLPGIDGLVHISQISHKRVENPKDVLSVGQDVTVKVLEVNADAERVSLSIKALEERPANAEGENNEKRQSRPRRPKRQEKRDYELPETQSGFSMADLFGDIEL; the protein is encoded by the coding sequence ATGAACGAATTTGAAGAATTGCTAAATAGTGTTAGCGAAGTTAGCACAGGTGACGTTGTAACAGCTGAAGTTATCTCAGTAGATAATGATCAAGCAAATGTTGTTATCGAAGGAACAGGTATCGAAGGTGTTTTGACACGTCGTGAATTGACAAATGAACGTGACGCAAACGTTGCCGACCTTGTTAAAGATGGTGAAACACTTGAAGTGCTTGTTCTTCGTCAAGTTGTTGGTAAAGATACTGATACTGTAACTTACCTTGTATCTAAAAAACGCTTGGAGGCTCGCAAAGCTTGGGATAAACTTGTTGGTCGTGAAGAAGAAGTTGTTACTGTTAAAGTAACACGTGCTGTTAAAGGTGGACTTTCAGTTGAATTTGAAGGACTCCGTGGATTTATTCCAGCCTCAATGATTGATACTCGTTTTGTTCGTAACACTGAAAAATTCGTAGGTCAAGAATTTGACGCTAAAATTAAAGAAGTTGATCCAGCTGAAAACCGTTTCATCCTTTCACGTCGTGAAGTTGTTGAAGCAGAAGCTATAGAAGCTCGTAAAGAAGTCTTCTCTAAACTTGAAGTTGGTTCAGTAGTAACTGGTAAAGTTGCTCGTTTGACAAGCTTCGGTGCTTTCATTGACCTTGGTGGTGTAGACGGACTTGTTCACGTGACTGAATTGTCTCACGAACGTAACGTTTCACCTAAATCAGTTGTATCTGTTGGTGATGAAGTTGAAGTTAAAGTTCTTGCTATCGACGAAGAAGCAGGACGTGTATCACTCTCACTTAAAGCAACAACACCTGGACCATGGGATGGTGTTGAACAAAAACTTGCTGCTGGTGATGTAATCGAAGGTAAAGTTAAGCGTTTGACTGACTTTGGTGGTTTCGTTGAAGTATTACCAGGAATCGATGGACTTGTTCACATCTCACAAATTTCACACAAACGTGTTGAAAATCCAAAAGATGTTCTTTCAGTAGGTCAAGACGTTACTGTTAAAGTTCTTGAAGTAAACGCTGATGCAGAACGTGTATCACTTTCTATCAAAGCTCTTGAAGAACGTCCAGCTAACGCTGAAGGGGAAAACAACGAAAAGCGTCAATCTCGTCCACGCCGTCCAAAACGTCAAGAAAAACGTGACTACGAACTTCCAGAAACTCAATCTGGATTCTCAATGGCGGATCTTTTCGGAGATATCGAATTGTAA